The DNA window ATGCCGAATTTGATATAGAAGCCGTTGCTGGAATGTGGCTCTTCGATGAGGGCAAGGGTGATACAGCGGCGGATTCCTCTGAAAATGGCAAGGATGGGGAACTTGTGAACGGTCCGAAATGGACAAAGAACGGTAAGTTTGGAGCAGCGTTGGAATTTGACGGAAATGAGAGTAAAGGACATGTCGTTGTCGGGGATTTGGGCTTGTCTGGAGAGGTTACGCTGGTCCTCTGGGCAAATCCAGATGGTGCTGTCAATGATGATCGACTGATATCGAATATCAATGGACCGACAAATCCAGCTTTCACAACTCGGTTCCAAGCTGGAGCAGTTGAAATCTGGAGCAGCGCATGGAAACCCGTTATCCCAGAATTTGATGACAATAAATGGGGGCACTATGCGTTTGTATTCGATGGCGAGGGAAATGTGACGGGCTATTACAATGGCAAAGAGGGGGACACAGTTGCTGATTCTTATACGTTTACAGAGATCGGCATTGGTGCGAATTTTTTAGATCAGTGGGGACAATATTTTTCCGGTCAGTTTGACGAGATTGTGTTTTTCAGTGTCGCGCTCACTGAAGATGACATCAAAGTCGTGATGACAAAAGGACTGAAATCTGCGCTATCGGTTTATCCAGCGGGTAAATTAACTACCACGTGGGGAAATATAAAAGTCAGCCGGTAAGGATTAAGTTAAGTGCGAAGCAAAATAATCTTCATCGTTATAGTAATAGCGGTGGGCATCTCAATTTCCTATGCAGAAGACCGCGTTGTGGGGCATTGGGAAGGACATATTGAGATTCCCGGTCAGTCACTCGCTGTGAAGGTCGATCTCACCATCAATGACAGCGATTGGAGCGGGACTATCGACATTCCGACTCAAGGGGCGAAAGACTTGCCACTGTCTGCTATCCATATTGAGGAAAATGGTGCTGACGTGAGCGTCAAGTTCTCCATTCGTGGTGTGCCGGGGAATCCTACCTTCGATGGAAAGCTACACGACGGTGCCATCAGTGGCAAATTCAGCCAAGGTGGTGCCCAATTTAGTTTTCGCCTTTCCCGTGAGGCCATTCCCGGTCCCGCAAGACCACAGGAGCCGAAGCCACCTTTCCCCTACCACATTGAAGAGGTGATGTTTCAAAACGGTGCTGTTAATCTCGCTGGCACTTTGACGTTACCACAAGGTGACGGTCCCTTTCCAGCAGCACTGCTTATCTCCGGCAGCGGTTTGCAGGACCGAGACGAGACGTTGGTCGGACATAAACCGTTTTGGGTGCTCGCCGACCATCTGAGTCGTGCTGGTATTGCTGTCCTCCGTGTGGATGATCCGGGTATCGGTAAGTCAACACCACATCCGAAACCACCAACGACGGCAGACTTCGCAACGGACGTAGAAGCAGGCGTAGCGTTCCTCAAGCAGGATGACCGCATTGGTCGGGTCGGGTTGATTGGCCACAGCGAAGGCGGTCTCATCGCTGCCATCGTCGCCAGTCGCAGCAATGATGTCGATTTCGTGGCGCTGATGGCAGGTCCTGGTGTACCCGGTGCCGAGTTGCTACAGAAACAAAACGAAC is part of the Candidatus Poribacteria bacterium genome and encodes:
- a CDS encoding LamG domain-containing protein yields the protein MKIVMANSMLACIGLIVLSLMFAGISNAEFDIEAVAGMWLFDEGKGDTAADSSENGKDGELVNGPKWTKNGKFGAALEFDGNESKGHVVVGDLGLSGEVTLVLWANPDGAVNDDRLISNINGPTNPAFTTRFQAGAVEIWSSAWKPVIPEFDDNKWGHYAFVFDGEGNVTGYYNGKEGDTVADSYTFTEIGIGANFLDQWGQYFSGQFDEIVFFSVALTEDDIKVVMTKGLKSALSVYPAGKLTTTWGNIKVSR
- a CDS encoding alpha/beta fold hydrolase — encoded protein: MRSKIIFIVIVIAVGISISYAEDRVVGHWEGHIEIPGQSLAVKVDLTINDSDWSGTIDIPTQGAKDLPLSAIHIEENGADVSVKFSIRGVPGNPTFDGKLHDGAISGKFSQGGAQFSFRLSREAIPGPARPQEPKPPFPYHIEEVMFQNGAVNLAGTLTLPQGDGPFPAALLISGSGLQDRDETLVGHKPFWVLADHLSRAGIAVLRVDDPGIGKSTPHPKPPTTADFATDVEAGVAFLKQDDRIGRVGLIGHSEGGLIAAIVASRSNDVDFVALMAGPGVPGAELLQKQNERIFDAAGITGERKQNLLMLLDRLFTILTSEDIAEDERRQGVKEIVRKQLEINGVPPAQQDETQVQALVEQTITPWMRYFLVFDPRPALEKIRVPVLALNGELDVQVDAEQNLTAIAAALDKGGNQDVTVHRLPEHNHLFQRAKTGLVNEYSAIEETISPMILDLIRDWVLSVSQ